Part of the Athalia rosae chromosome 2, iyAthRosa1.1, whole genome shotgun sequence genome, TCATAACCCCAAAGTCTTTAATATCTTTCAACCTAGAGTTGTATTAACCGGCAACTGTACTCTTCATATTTCAGTTGATCTTTGGCTGGAATCAATCTTATCGTTATAGTTGTGTATTAGATTAGGTATAAATAACGTTGAGCTTCATGTGTTGAGACATTAAATTGCACACTGTAGAAGTCATGTGCTTAGCATTCGACTTTGTTAGATTTGACATAGAaacattcttcattttttggatTATATATCGTCTAGTTGATTTATGTTTTTTCCCAATCTCGCACATAAGTcagtgtatttttttttttatacctcagTATAGATTAGATCTTCAATAGCATCCTCTCATCACTTGCATAACAGATTACTGTTCTCCGAACATCATTAAACCAATATTTTCCCTTCACCTAGTTATTGTGGAACGAATTATAGTCTTACGATAATAAACTATGGGCAGTGATCAAATTTGCAAATGAGATATGTATCTTTAGATTTCGATTCTTAGGCAgttgcttttttatttgattgtcGACAATATCAATAACTTAAATCGTTATCTGAATTAGGAATGGATGTTTCTCTGAATTTAGTGTACGCTTCCATCCCTGGTATGCCCGAACTGGGGATGGTATGGATGGGAGATATGATGATGCACGGGGAGCCCACACACGAATTAATGCTGGATCCTCGTCAGCCGGAAAGCCCCTTTTTCTCCCATGGGTCGCATTCTTTTGAAGATCTCCGTAGCCATCACATAGCTCCCCCTACTATGGTGCGATATTTAGCCCCGCAGTTTGCTGCTGAATGCTCAGAACCTGACGAAGCGATAGAAGCTGTAGATAGTCAAGAAATACAGCACGTAAGTTATCTGCagcaaaataattttaatgattGTGAATTACAAACCATTGTTTTCAAAGAAGTCAAAAATCAGATGGATTTTCATAAACAGTTCCAAGATTATTACAATTCTAGTGAttcgtttctcaattcaaGAAGAATTTGCCGACTGATTaacaagaattgaaaaattttgcaggAATATGACCCCCAAGTGGGACCAGAAATGAGCGACTACATGACTCTGGAGGATTATATGGCTGAGGAGGATCGCGAACAAGTGGTCAATAATGCAGCTACACAGACCCAAGATAACagaaatcgtaaaataaaGCCTATCAAACATCCAGGTCTTGTCTTGAAAACCCCAATTGCTTATCAGCCACACACTGATTTAAACTTTATACCAATTCGCAAGGATGGCATTGGTACGACTTTCCTTTGATGCAAAAGTTTATAATTGGATTTATAGATTTTAGCGAATTGTTTTATTCACCTGTAGAGTTTTCTATTTTGGTATGAAATAACTTTTCCTTCACTTGCAGCTGTGTGCGAAAAATGTGGTGCCATTGGTGTTAAGCACGCATTCTACACCAAGGAGCGTCGATTTTGTAGCAGAGCATGTGCTCGATCATCGGAGCACACTGCTCCCACAGCTGATTCTACTTATAGTCCGTCACATCCACAACAATGCACTCCCAGCAACCCAGGATCACCGGAAGATAGCAAATCTTCTGTGAATGAGGTAGGGTGTGTTACATACAACAACGtgttgtaaaaattaaataaccgTCTTAAACTACAAGTGGCATTCATTATCTCATGTACTGTACCAATTTTTATCAGATCACAGCAGATGAAGAGGACAAAGACTCAAAGGATTTTATAAAAGTTGAGGCAGAGAAGGAAAAAGTCGCCTCAGAGCCCGTAATGCCAGAAGATCTCCCAGTAAGAAGAAAACGTACAGCCGATATGGCAGGTTCTTATGATTGGACTCAACAACTCACGGAACCTGGATTTTGTGCTGCTCCCGTCTCGTGTTTCaagcacgtacgtcgaatggTGTGCTTACTTTTTTATATCCTGCAAATCAAATCTTACCTATGATTTCTGTACTCATAGGCACCTATCTCCGAAATATGGGACAACATAACTGTAGGAATGAAAGTTGAAGTGGAGAACACAGACTGTGATGAAGTTTGCGAAGCATTTCCCGATTCATTTTGGGTTGCCACTGTgcttcgaatttctgggtacaGAGCTCTGCTTAGGTACGAGGGATTCGGTCACAATGCTGAAAAGGATTTCTGGGTCACACTTTGTTCGAATGATATTCATCCAGTTGGTTGGTGTGCGACCATTGGCAAGCCCTTGATACCACCAAATAGTgagcgaataaaatattaaattttgtaaataattttcagagtACATTCCTTGCTTTAATCGTGAACTGTTATCGATTTCTGTGTGTAGGTATTGCGAACAAGTACAAAGATTGGAAGGATTTTTTAATGCGGCGATTGACCGGGGCTAGAACGCTTCCGACAAATTTCTATAACAAGGTCAACGATAGCATGAAGTCACGGTTTCGCTGCGGTCTTCATTTAGAAGTAGTGGACAAAAATAGAATCTCACAGGTGAAAGTTGCGACGGTACAGAAAATCATAGGAAAACGTTTACATGTCAGATATTACGACTCCTCTCCAGAGGATAATGGATTTTGGTGCCATGAAGACTCACCTTTAATTCATCCTGTTGGATGGGCCAAAAGAGTAGGGCAAACCCTGGACGCATATCCAGAGTATTTGGACCGAGTGTCTTTGGGGCAGTTATGTGATGACGATGCAACTGATAACTTGTTCCTTGCACAAAAGAATCATCATTCTCATCAAGGCTACACGTTCCGTGAGGGAATGAAGATCGAAGCTATCGATCCTCTCAATCTCTCCGCCATTTGCGCAGCTACCGTAATGCAAGTATTAAAAGAGGACTACATCATGATCAGAATTGACAGTTACGACGAAGATGCTAGCGGTGCCGATTGGTTCTGCTACCATTCATGTTCGCCGTGTATTTTTCCAATTGGTTTTTGTTCACAACATGGATTACCGCTAACACCGCCAAAAGGATACGATCCCGCAACATTCACTTGGGATTCATACTTGGCAGAAACCAACAACATACCGGCACCTTTACAACTTTTTAATAGGGTAAGTTTATTAATTTAATAGCGAACGAATTTTGCCATGAATAACTCCGAATATACGAGAATTAGTCAATTCAATCACAATTCTAAAACCTTTCGATTCGTTAATTCAtagttattaaaaaatttaaacgagaCATTTCTGTTTCCGCAAGGAAATTCCACAGCACGGATTTATCGAAGGATTGCGGTTAGAAGCTGCTGACTTGATGGATCCTCGATTGGTTTGCGTAGCGACTATCACAAGGGTAATTGGCAGACTACTGAGAGTGCACTTCGATGGATGGGAGGACGAGTACGATCAATGGCTGGATTGTCACAGCCCGGATATCTACCCCGTTGGGTGGTGTGACCTTGTAGATCATAAGCTAAAAGGGCCCCGTATACTTGGCAAAAATACTAGTCCTACTGGTAAATTAACATGtttgttatattataatattatcatttgtaggtgaattttttcaattctttcgatGATGCTTTGTTAGATCAgatttgtaattttgagaTTACCGATGGTCATTTACTTCCATTATGTTCCCAGTAAAATCACCGAGAGGCCTTAAACGTAAGAATAaacgaaaaccgaaaaagagCGGCAAGTTGGCTTGtgccaaaaatattttactgcGGCACAGTAGCCGCATGGAAAACCGTGATCGAGAGAGGGAGCCACAACCGGCACAGGGTACGAAAAtcgagagggaaagagagctAGAGAGTTTACCAGAGCAGGGAGGTAGAGAACCGGAAACAGCTCAAGAACCTGCTGGACCTGATCAGACGCTGCCTAGTCCTACAACCGGCCAAGGACATGCAGAAAATGAAACCCGCAGCGATGCCCCAAACTTGATACCACCCAAGGAACGAACCGCAACGTCTTATATCAATGTGAGTAATCGGAAGATATCAAATATGAACGATGCCTCTATTGGCCAACCATTTTCAAAACCTAGTACAATAGCATAATGTAATAAATTCACGaatgtttcgtttttatttctaggTGACTTCAGCTAGTAATAAATTCATTCCAAGGTTAGCAGATTGTTTGCAAAAAAGTTCGGAATCTGGTGAACTAGTACCAGCTGAATGGAATGTTTTTGACGTCGCACAGTTCCTTCGTGTCAATGATTGTGCTACTTACTGTGACAATTTTAGTAAGCGAAAAATAGATGGCAAGACCTTGCTCACCCTAACC contains:
- the LOC105684877 gene encoding polycomb protein Sfmbt isoform X1, coding for MDMQAPNGMDVSLNLVYASIPGMPELGMVWMGDMMMHGEPTHELMLDPRQPESPFFSHGSHSFEDLRSHHIAPPTMVRYLAPQFAAECSEPDEAIEAVDSQEIQHEYDPQVGPEMSDYMTLEDYMAEEDREQVVNNAATQTQDNRNRKIKPIKHPGLVLKTPIAYQPHTDLNFIPIRKDGIAVCEKCGAIGVKHAFYTKERRFCSRACARSSEHTAPTADSTYSPSHPQQCTPSNPGSPEDSKSSVNEITADEEDKDSKDFIKVEAEKEKVASEPVMPEDLPVRRKRTADMAGSYDWTQQLTEPGFCAAPVSCFKHAPISEIWDNITVGMKVEVENTDCDEVCEAFPDSFWVATVLRISGYRALLRYEGFGHNAEKDFWVTLCSNDIHPVGWCATIGKPLIPPNSIANKYKDWKDFLMRRLTGARTLPTNFYNKVNDSMKSRFRCGLHLEVVDKNRISQVKVATVQKIIGKRLHVRYYDSSPEDNGFWCHEDSPLIHPVGWAKRVGQTLDAYPEYLDRVSLGQLCDDDATDNLFLAQKNHHSHQGYTFREGMKIEAIDPLNLSAICAATVMQVLKEDYIMIRIDSYDEDASGADWFCYHSCSPCIFPIGFCSQHGLPLTPPKGYDPATFTWDSYLAETNNIPAPLQLFNREIPQHGFIEGLRLEAADLMDPRLVCVATITRVIGRLLRVHFDGWEDEYDQWLDCHSPDIYPVGWCDLVDHKLKGPRILGKNTSPTVKSPRGLKRKNKRKPKKSGKLACAKNILLRHSSRMENRDREREPQPAQGTKIERERELESLPEQGGREPETAQEPAGPDQTLPSPTTGQGHAENETRSDAPNLIPPKERTATSYINVTSASNKFIPRLADCLQKSSESGELVPAEWNVFDVAQFLRVNDCATYCDNFSKRKIDGKTLLTLTKDQIIDLTGFKVGPSLKIFDLIQQLKIKVNPAQERLKLGLKKLL
- the LOC105684877 gene encoding polycomb protein Sfmbt isoform X2 — its product is MDMQAPNVYASIPGMPELGMVWMGDMMMHGEPTHELMLDPRQPESPFFSHGSHSFEDLRSHHIAPPTMVRYLAPQFAAECSEPDEAIEAVDSQEIQHEYDPQVGPEMSDYMTLEDYMAEEDREQVVNNAATQTQDNRNRKIKPIKHPGLVLKTPIAYQPHTDLNFIPIRKDGIAVCEKCGAIGVKHAFYTKERRFCSRACARSSEHTAPTADSTYSPSHPQQCTPSNPGSPEDSKSSVNEITADEEDKDSKDFIKVEAEKEKVASEPVMPEDLPVRRKRTADMAGSYDWTQQLTEPGFCAAPVSCFKHAPISEIWDNITVGMKVEVENTDCDEVCEAFPDSFWVATVLRISGYRALLRYEGFGHNAEKDFWVTLCSNDIHPVGWCATIGKPLIPPNSIANKYKDWKDFLMRRLTGARTLPTNFYNKVNDSMKSRFRCGLHLEVVDKNRISQVKVATVQKIIGKRLHVRYYDSSPEDNGFWCHEDSPLIHPVGWAKRVGQTLDAYPEYLDRVSLGQLCDDDATDNLFLAQKNHHSHQGYTFREGMKIEAIDPLNLSAICAATVMQVLKEDYIMIRIDSYDEDASGADWFCYHSCSPCIFPIGFCSQHGLPLTPPKGYDPATFTWDSYLAETNNIPAPLQLFNREIPQHGFIEGLRLEAADLMDPRLVCVATITRVIGRLLRVHFDGWEDEYDQWLDCHSPDIYPVGWCDLVDHKLKGPRILGKNTSPTVKSPRGLKRKNKRKPKKSGKLACAKNILLRHSSRMENRDREREPQPAQGTKIERERELESLPEQGGREPETAQEPAGPDQTLPSPTTGQGHAENETRSDAPNLIPPKERTATSYINVTSASNKFIPRLADCLQKSSESGELVPAEWNVFDVAQFLRVNDCATYCDNFSKRKIDGKTLLTLTKDQIIDLTGFKVGPSLKIFDLIQQLKIKVNPAQERLKLGLKKLL